One Prunus dulcis chromosome 7, ALMONDv2, whole genome shotgun sequence DNA segment encodes these proteins:
- the LOC117635216 gene encoding uncharacterized protein LOC117635216, with product MPQAFIPESAWFQVMLYVATESSEDLFRMASVCPLFQTFANSPQVWNTISMAKYPYHPIWYRARPAVQHFLEQCRACDNPESIFREAFDIFFKHGKVEALYGMGNAATAGHMEAAYVVGLLGMSEIGQSKEDALQFLCSLNQRNNIDMKGTRDALTRRLNTACVATHIVDMFDYGKIKFNRCSACNNNEWYFVIQGWPSEDKINPAFWTCCNRCKWHRESIFWSKLMREYVVRGNHVFLH from the coding sequence ATGCCCCAAGCCTTCATCCCGGAGTCCGCTTGGTTTCAAGTGATGTTATACGTGGCAACCGAATCATCGGAAGATCTCTTCCGTATGGCATCTGTGTGCCCATTGTTCCAAACTTTTGCAAACAGTCCACAAGTGTGGAACACCATTTCAATGGCAAAGTACCCATACCATCCTATCTGGTACCGTGCCAGACCCGCGGTCCAGCATTTCTTGGAACAATGCAGGGCTTGCGATAACCCTGAGTCCATATTTAGAGAAGCATTCGATATTTTTTTCAAGCACGGTAAGGTGGAAGCGTTGTATGGGATGGGCAATGCAGCCACGGCAGGCCATATGGAAGCGGCTTATGTAGTTGGACTACTTGGTATGTCCGAAATTGGTCAGTCAAAAGAGGATGCATTACAATTCTTGTGTTCTTTGAATCAGCGTAACAACATTGATATGAAAGGAACCAGGGATGCTTTGACACGAAGATTAAACACAGCATGTGTTGCAACACATATCGTAGATATGTTTGACTATGGGAAGATTAAGTTTAATCGCTGCAGTGCTTGTAACAACAATGAATggtattttgttattcaaggCTGGCCTAGTGAAGACAAGATAAATCCTGCCTTCTGGACTTGTTGCAATCGATGCAAATGGCACCGCGAGAGTATTTTTTGGTCCAAACTGATGCGTGAGTATGTTGTGCGAGGGAATCACGTTTTTTTGCATTAG